In Luteimonas viscosa, the genomic window GGCTCACCAGCAGGTACACCTTGTCTTTGCAGTCCCCGTAGCGACGGCGCCATGTCTCCGCCGGTGGCGTGGGCCGATGGGTGTTCTCGCCCATCTCGACGCCGAAATAGCGGATGTCGTCCTGCACCAGACGCAACGCGGCGGTCATGCGCGCGCGCCGGTCGGACAGCCGCGCCCATTCGGCCAGTTTCTGCTCCAGGGGCTCCGGCAAGCGCTCCACCACCGGATAAAGCGGCAACGCCCACGCCACGACATCGTCCCAGCTGCGCGCCGCGCTCACCTGTGCCAGCGGATAGGGCTGATACCAGGCCGGATATTGTCCGTCGTCCACCACCAGCGGCAGCGCCGCCGCATCGAGCACCACTTCGACCGCATCGGTGCGGTCAAGAACCACTTCCCGGGGTGCGCCGTTTTCGCGATACACGCGGGGAGTGGTCCCTGGATCCAACAGCACCCGCAGTCGCGCGTGCAGCATCGGATGCTGCCAGCCGAAGCGAAGCCAGTCCGATCCCTGCCCGGCCAGCACCGGGTTGCTGCCAGCGATGGTGTACGCGATCCGCACCACGTCACGGGGACGTACGTCGTCCAGTACGATCAGCGCGGTCACGGTGCCGTCGGCCAGGTCCTGCTCGAAGCCGTCTTCGCGCCTTGCCAGCGAGACGCGCTCGGGAGACAGCCTGTCCTGCCAGGCACCGTCGCGTCGCAGCCTGACCTCATGGATCGTCAGTCGCTGGTAGCCGGGGTTGAAACTGACCTGGAAACGACCGGCATCGCCCACCAGCGAGGCACCCCGCGCCTCGTAGGCATAATCGACGAACAGCTGATCGCGACCCTCGCGGCGGTCGGCCTGCAAGTCGTACAGCCAGAAGCGCCAGCGCTCGTCATCCACCCCGGGTGCATCGGAAGGCCAATGGTCCGGAGGGGTCGCGCGCTCGACGAACGCGGGCACCGGTCCGGTCCCGAAGCTGTACTCGCCGCGCTCGTGCTCGACCACGGTCCCCTGCGCCGTTCCTGCCAGCAGGAACAGCACCCACGCTACTGCCCGTATCCCCATTCCCGTCCCACCGTGTCCCCCGGGACGGACGATACACCAGCCGAGCGCGTCCGGTGCAGGCCTTTCGTCAGGCTCGCGCCTCCAGCGCCGCCACCGCCGGCAGTGTCTTGCCTTCCAGGAACTCCAGGAAGGCGCCGCCGCCGGTGGAAATGTAGGACACGTCGCCGGCGATGCCGTACTTGTCGACCGCCGCCAGCGTGTCGCCGCCGCCGGCGATGGAGAACGCACCCGAGGCGGCGATGGCGCGCGCCAGCGTCTGCGTGCCCTTGCCGAACGCCTCGAACTCGAAGACGCCGACGGGCCCGTTCCAGACCACCGTACCGGCTTCGCCGATCATGGCCGCATAGCGCGCGGCCGTCTCCGGGCCGATGTCGAGGATGAGTTCGTCATCGGCGACGTCTGCCACCGCCTTCACCGTGGCCTCGGCATCGGGATGGAACTGCGTGGCCACGACCACATCGGTCGGGACCGGGATGTCCGCGCCTCGCGCTTTCGCGTCGGCCATGATCTGCCGCGCGGTGTCGAGCAGGTCCGGCTCGTGAAGCGACTTGCCCACCGGCAGGCCCTGCGCGGCGATGAAGGTGTTGGCGATGCCGCCGCCGACGATCAGCTGGTCGACCTTGCCGACCAGGTTGGACAGCAGTTCGAGCTTGGTCGAGACCTTGCTGCCGGCGACGATCGCCAGCAGCGGGCGCGCGGGATTGTCGAGCGCCTTGGCCAGCGCGTCGAGTTCGGCCATCAGCAGCGGGCCGCCGGCCGCCTGCTTCGCGAAGCGGATCACGCCATGGGTCGAGGCCTGCGCGCGGTGCGCGGTGCCGAAGGCGTCCATCACGAACACGTCGCACAGGGCCGCGTACTTCTTCGCCAGCTCCTCGCTGTCCTTGCCCTCGCCGGGATTCATGCGGCAGTTCTCGAGCAGGACCAGCCGGCCTGATTCCACCTCGACCCCGTCGACCCAGTCGCGCACCAGCGGCACCTTCATCGAGAGCAGCTCGCCGAGCCGGCGCGCGACCGGCGCGAGCGAGTCCTCTTCGCTCCACTGGCCTTCCTTCGGCCGGCCGAGGTGCGACATCACCATCACCGCGGCGCCTCTCTCTAGCGCCAGTTTCAGTGTCGGGATCGAGGCGGTGATGCGTTGCTCGGAAGTGATCTCGCCGTTGTCGATGGGCACGTTGAGGTCCTGCCGGATCAGCACGCGCTTGCCGGCGAGGTCGAGGTCGGTCATGCGGAGGATGGTCATCGTTGTCCGTCGGTTTGGCGTCACCGCTATTGTCGACGGCGCTGCCATGCCAGGCAAACGTTGCGCCTGGCACCAATCGCGATCAGGTCCGTGGCTTGCGCAACAGGCTCGCGGCGAACGCCGCCACCAGCAGCGCGCCGCCCGCGAGCAACGCCCACAACAACCACGTACGCCAGTCCGGGGGCGCGGGACCGAGCGCCCGCTCGCCGGCCAGGGGCTGCATCTGGCCTGGTGTCGCCACGCCCGGCCGCCAGCCTGCGCCGCGCGCGCGCCGGATGGCCCCGAGCGAGCGTTCCACCGGGGCGTCGGCGCGGCCGGCGCGGGTACTGCCGGCGACCAGGCGGTAGGGTGGCGTGCCCTGGGCGACGAACACCAGCGTCTCGGGGCGCCAGCCCAGCCGCAGCACCGGCGCTTGCGTCGTTGGCGTCGCGCCCACCAGCTTCCACTCGCGGTCGCGCGTGGGCCGCGCGAGCGGTTGCGGCGGGGAACGGTTCGCGCCATCGCCGTCGCCGATCGCAAACGCCACCCAGGGACCGGCGCGCGCGGTCCAGGGCGCATCCGGATCCTCGCGGCTGTACAGGGTCCATTGCCCGGTATCGTTGCCGGGATACCCGATGTCGGCGGATTCCACCGGATAGCGGCCATCGAGCGTGAACAGGTACGCGCGCTCGCCCTGGCCCCCCAGCGGCGTGCCGGACAGCGACTGCCACTGCAGCGTTGGACGTTCCGCCATCGACGCCAGTTCGGCCTGGACCGACCGCAGCCGGATCTCGCCCTGCCCGTGCGTCGGCATCAGCCGCAGGTAGCGCGCCTGCGCGTCCACCGGCACGCGGCGCTGCACGAGGCGTTCGCCCTCGCGCGCGAGGTCCACCAGCTGCGCGACCGGTTGCACCGTCCGCCACGACCGCAGGTCGTCGCTGGCCTCGATCCGGTAGGCCCGGTCGACGTCGCCGCCGCCGATCCAGTCCAGGTGCAGCGCCTGGATCGTCGTGTCGATGGCACTGGTGTCCAGCAGCCACGCATCCGGCCCCGCGGCCTCGTCCGTGCCTGCGCTGCGTGCCTCCACGCGCAGTACCCGGCCGTCGGTGCTGCGCTCGACCGCCATCGCCAGGTCGCCGCGCGAAAGCGAGGCCTGGCGCGGCAACACGAACCAGCGCACCGGCACGCGTCGAGCCTCCGCAGGCTCCACGTCGGGGCCGGACAACTGCGCGGGCACCGTCGCGCCCGCCGCGTTGACGACATCGACATCGCGCAGCGTCGTTGAACGGGCGGCGCGATAGACCGGCGCGCTGAGCGCCACCGCGTACGCGCCGGCGTCGTCGTCGGACAGGACGAGCGGCCATTGCACCGCGTAGTCGTCGGCCGGCGCCGCGAGCGCGAGGTAGGGGAGCAGGAGCAGGCAGGTCGTGGCGATCCGGCGCTTCATGCGGCCTCCTCCCGCAACGCGACCGCATCCCTCGGCGGTGCCGGCGCGAAGTAGCCCACCATCGTGCACAGCAGTCCGTAGGCGATGAACGAGCCGATGCCGAGCAGATCGCCCAGGTGCTGGCGATCGACCAGGACCAGCTTCGCGAGCACCACACCCATCAGCACCGCGCCGGCCAGCCACAGCATGCGCTGGCCGCGGCGGGAGCCCGCGATCCAGCCGATCACGCCGAGCAGGCTCCAGACCACGGTCAGGCTGGTCTGCGCCAGCGCGTCGTCCATCATGCCCGCGTCCCAGGGCACGCCGCCCCAGTGATGCACCGCGCGCAGGGCGACCTGGGTGATCCACAGGAAGCCCGCCGCCGACAGCAGCGGCACGCGCAGCAAGACCAGCGCACGCGCAGCCTGGTCGGACCAGAGCCAGCGCACCAGCAGCACCAGCACCAGCAACTGCCCCATCTCGAGCGGATTGAACAGTGGCACCCACGGCAGCGGCGCGGCGGCGCCTGCCGCGAACTGGGTCGCCAGCCACCACAGCGCCAGCAGGGCGAACGCCACCAGTTGCAGCGGCAGGCGCAGTGCATCGAACCGGGCGCCGCGGGGCGCGCGCAGCCAGCGCCAGCGCCACATCGACATCGCCACCAGCGCAGTCCACGGCAACGCGATCGCCACCAGCATCCAGCCCTGCGCCAGGCCGAAGCGGTCGGCCAGCCAGCCGGCGAACAGCGCCAGCACCGACGGCCATGCCAGCCACCAGGCGAACTGCGCCCAGTCGCCGATCCGGTCCTCGTCGCCGCGCAGGCACAGCAGGCTGCGGACGCCGAACGTCGCGTAGGCGAGCCAGGCCCAAAGGCCCGCGCCTTCGAACGGATGCGCGTGCACCGCGGTCTGCGCCAGCGCGAACGGGATCGCCGAGGCGAGCGCGAACAGCGCCGTCGCCGCCAGCGCGCGGGCCGGCCGCCAGCGATGCACTTCCGCCGCCAGCCACCCGGTGAGCGCAGTGGCCGCCAGCATGGCGTCCACTTGCGCCTCGCCGGCCACGAAGCCGACGATCTCCTGGTGCAGGTTGCCGCACCACCACAACAGGCCCCACGCGTAGTACCCCAGCGCGATGCGCGGTGCGGCTGCGTCGCGATAGGTCCACGCACTCGCGAATCCGGCGAGCGCGATCAGCAACGCGCCCATGAACACGGGATTGGCGATCGCCTGGACGCCGGCCGCGGGTGCGACCGACATGCCGATGGCGTAGGCGACCGCCGCCGCCAGCTGCAAGCCGAGCCCGGCCAGTTGCGGCAGCAGGCGACCCTGCTTCAGCCCGAGCCAGGCCAGCGCCGCGCCCTCCAGCGCGAACACGCTGGCGGTGGCGTTCGCCGACAGCGCCAGCGGCACCGACAGCGTGGCGAACCCCACCGCCAGCAATGCGTGCGCCTGCGCCAGCACCCCGTAGCCTTCGCGCCGCCGCAGCAGCCACGCCAGCACGGCGTACACGGCGGCAAGCGCCAGCGCACAGAACGCCAGCGGCATGCGCGCGCCGTCGAGCAGCGCCGCCTGCAGCGCGAACGCCACCAGTGGCGTGCCGAACAGCAGGCAGCCGTCGATCAGGTCGCGGCGTCCGGGCGGGCGCCGCCGCGCGTAGAGGATCGGCAGCAGCAGGTAGAACGCGAAGAACAGCACCAGGAACGGCTGCGTGCTCGCCTGCTTGTCCGGGGTATAGGCGAGTACGCCCCATGCGACACCGATGCCCCACGTGAATACGAAGCCGAGCAGGTTGAGCACCCGCCACGACTTCACCCAGGCAATCGCGAAGATCGCCGCGTTGAGCACCGCGTAGTACGAGAACAGCGCGACGTGGTTGCCGCTGCCGGTCGACAGCCAGATGGGCGCGAGGAAACCGGCGAGGATGCCGAGCACCGCCAGCGTGCGCGAATCCTGCAACACCGCGAGCACGCCCAGCCCGGCGACCAGTGCGATGCTCAGCGCGAACGCGGCGCCCGCCGGGACCAGCCCGTAGAGCTTGAAGGCCGCGAACACCACCAGCAGCAGCACGCCGATCGCGCCGCCCTGCAGCGCCAGTGCGAACGCCGGCTTGTCGATGCGCTTGCGCCAGCCGAACACCAGGCCCGCCAGCGCCGCGGCCGACACGCCCGCCAGGCGCAGCTCGATCGGCAACTGCAGCCAGCCCTGGTCGTTGGCGTACTTGAGCAGTGCGCCCACGCCCGCCAGCAGCACCAGCATGCCGACCTTGACCGGCACGTTCCCCTCGGTGAACCAGCGCCGCACCGCGCGCACGAAGGTGCCGGCGACGTCGCGCGGTGGCGGGCGGCGCGGCGGTGTGGGCGGGAGTGGCGCCGTGGCACCAGCCCCGCGTGACGGCAGGGGGGGCGGTTGCGGTGTCGGCTGATCGGGCTCGCTGGACAGCGGACCGGCGGCGCCGGTCGTCGAGGCGTCGGCCTCGCGCCGGACGGCGAAGTCATCCGCGATGGCAGGTGACTCGACCGCCGCGTCGGGCGTCGCCGGACGCGCCGCCGCACGCTCAGGCGAGCGCGATTCGGAATCGGCACCGTCGCCTGCCGCGTTCCACTGGGACTGCGATTGCGATTGGCGAGCCGCCTGCGCCCGCGTGGCCGCCCCCGGCGCGGGCACCCATCCCGCCACGCCATCGGTGGCCGACGCACCGGCGCGCAGTTGCGCGACCGCGTCCTCCAGTTCGGCCACGCGTTGCTTGAGTCCGCCGATCGACGCCAGCGCCACCACCAGCAGCACCGGCACGGCCAGCGCCGCCAGCCCCAGCAGGACCAGGAATCCTTCCATTGCGTCATCCCCTCGGGCGCCCGACCAGGCGCATTGCCGGCCACCTTAACGGGGCCGCGTACGAAAACAAGAAGCCCCGCACGGGCGGGGCTTCGGGTATCGCGGATGGCTACCGCCGGCTTACTTGCCGGCGACGACGCGGACCATTTCCAGGCACTTGTTGGAGTAGCCCCATTCGTTGTCGTACCAGGCCACCAGCTTGACGAAGGTGGGGTCGAGCGCGATGCCGGCGTCGGCGTCGAACACCGAGGTGCAGGTTTCGCCGACGAAGTCGGTGGCCACCACCTTGTCCTCGGTGTAGCCGAGGATGCCCTTGAGCGCGCCTTCGCTCTGCGCCTTCATCTCGGCCTTGATCTCGTCGTAGCTGGCGGGCTTCTCGAGCTCGGCGGTCAGGTCGACCACCGACACGTCCGAGGTCGGCACGCGGAAGCTCATGCCGGTGAGCTTCTTGTTGAGCTCGGGGATCACCACGCCCACGGCCTTGGCCGCGCCGGTGCTGGACGGGATGATGTTCTCGAGGATGCCGCGGCCGCCGCGCCAGTCCTTGTTGCTCGGGCCGTCGACCGTCTTCTGGGTGGCGGTGGCGGCGTGCACGGTGGTCATCAGGCCGCGCTTGATGCCCCACTTGTCGTTGAGCACCTTGGCCAGCGGCGCCAGGCAGTTGGTGGTGCACGAGGCGTTGGAGATGATCGCCTCGCCCTTGTAGGTCTTGTCGTTCACGCCGAAGACGAACATCGGCGTGTCGTCCTTCGACGGCGCCGACTGGATCACCTTCTTCGCACCGGCGTCGATGTGCTTCTGGCAGGTGTCCTTGGTCAGGAACAGGCCGGTGGATTCGATCACCACCTCGGCGCCCACCTCGTCCCACTTGAGGTTGGCCGGGTCGCGTTCCTGGGTGAGGCGGATGCGGTTGCCGTTGACCACAAGGATATTGCCGTCGACCGAGACCTCGCCCTTGAAGCGGCCGTGCACCGAGTCGTAGCGCAGCATGTAGGCCAGGTAATCGGGTTCGAGCAGGTCGTTGATGCCGACGATCTGGATGTCGTCGAAGTTCTGGACCGCCGAACGCAGCACGTTGCGGCCGATGCGGCCGAACCCGTTGATGCCTACCTTGATCGCCATGGTGCGCGGACTCCCGGACAGGGTTGGAAAGAACGCCGATTCTAGCAGCACCCGCATGACCGACCCGTGCCACCGCTGGCACGCGGCGGTGGTTGCGATTGCAATGATCCGGATCAAGGAGGCGCCGGCGCGCCGGTTCCAGACTGCGCGCAGACCCCACACGGAACCCGTGCCATGACCCGCACCCCTGCACTCCTGCTCGCGGCCCTTGCCGCCGCCCTCGCCCTGCCCGCCGCCGCCCAGTCCCGGGGCGACTGGACCCTGGGCCTCGGCGCCCACAACGTCG contains:
- a CDS encoding DUF2339 domain-containing protein codes for the protein MEGFLVLLGLAALAVPVLLVVALASIGGLKQRVAELEDAVAQLRAGASATDGVAGWVPAPGAATRAQAARQSQSQSQWNAAGDGADSESRSPERAAARPATPDAAVESPAIADDFAVRREADASTTGAAGPLSSEPDQPTPQPPPLPSRGAGATAPLPPTPPRRPPPRDVAGTFVRAVRRWFTEGNVPVKVGMLVLLAGVGALLKYANDQGWLQLPIELRLAGVSAAALAGLVFGWRKRIDKPAFALALQGGAIGVLLLVVFAAFKLYGLVPAGAAFALSIALVAGLGVLAVLQDSRTLAVLGILAGFLAPIWLSTGSGNHVALFSYYAVLNAAIFAIAWVKSWRVLNLLGFVFTWGIGVAWGVLAYTPDKQASTQPFLVLFFAFYLLLPILYARRRPPGRRDLIDGCLLFGTPLVAFALQAALLDGARMPLAFCALALAAVYAVLAWLLRRREGYGVLAQAHALLAVGFATLSVPLALSANATASVFALEGAALAWLGLKQGRLLPQLAGLGLQLAAAVAYAIGMSVAPAAGVQAIANPVFMGALLIALAGFASAWTYRDAAAPRIALGYYAWGLLWWCGNLHQEIVGFVAGEAQVDAMLAATALTGWLAAEVHRWRPARALAATALFALASAIPFALAQTAVHAHPFEGAGLWAWLAYATFGVRSLLCLRGDEDRIGDWAQFAWWLAWPSVLALFAGWLADRFGLAQGWMLVAIALPWTALVAMSMWRWRWLRAPRGARFDALRLPLQLVAFALLALWWLATQFAAGAAAPLPWVPLFNPLEMGQLLVLVLLVRWLWSDQAARALVLLRVPLLSAAGFLWITQVALRAVHHWGGVPWDAGMMDDALAQTSLTVVWSLLGVIGWIAGSRRGQRMLWLAGAVLMGVVLAKLVLVDRQHLGDLLGIGSFIAYGLLCTMVGYFAPAPPRDAVALREEAA
- a CDS encoding DUF3857 domain-containing transglutaminase family protein yields the protein MLFLLAGTAQGTVVEHERGEYSFGTGPVPAFVERATPPDHWPSDAPGVDDERWRFWLYDLQADRREGRDQLFVDYAYEARGASLVGDAGRFQVSFNPGYQRLTIHEVRLRRDGAWQDRLSPERVSLARREDGFEQDLADGTVTALIVLDDVRPRDVVRIAYTIAGSNPVLAGQGSDWLRFGWQHPMLHARLRVLLDPGTTPRVYRENGAPREVVLDRTDAVEVVLDAAALPLVVDDGQYPAWYQPYPLAQVSAARSWDDVVAWALPLYPVVERLPEPLEQKLAEWARLSDRRARMTAALRLVQDDIRYFGVEMGENTHRPTPPAETWRRRYGDCKDKVYLLVSLLTRMGIRAVPALVSTARGKAVAGFAPSASVFDHVIARVEDGGEVLWLDPTITLQGGRAGEYDLSAYGAALAVTPGRARIEPIVAPRGVADRNGVTVIERYVPQPDAREVRFGVETLYRGDLADKRRRSLASERGDELSRRYADYYRRRLGELEAVSVPTIKDDREANLLTVTEQYLLKAPFDDEPGTVKALDVYAETLQELTQLPASMVRTSPLDYAAPGAYRHEIEVAVPEQWKATFGKEQSQASAAAFDYSRSVETLGNTARIVYQLQVKQPEVAGPDAAGHLGEIRRLQDELSATLRFRIPVAAAVDDRQQRLQKLLRKAIDEGSGP
- a CDS encoding phosphoglycerate kinase — protein: MTILRMTDLDLAGKRVLIRQDLNVPIDNGEITSEQRITASIPTLKLALERGAAVMVMSHLGRPKEGQWSEEDSLAPVARRLGELLSMKVPLVRDWVDGVEVESGRLVLLENCRMNPGEGKDSEELAKKYAALCDVFVMDAFGTAHRAQASTHGVIRFAKQAAGGPLLMAELDALAKALDNPARPLLAIVAGSKVSTKLELLSNLVGKVDQLIVGGGIANTFIAAQGLPVGKSLHEPDLLDTARQIMADAKARGADIPVPTDVVVATQFHPDAEATVKAVADVADDELILDIGPETAARYAAMIGEAGTVVWNGPVGVFEFEAFGKGTQTLARAIAASGAFSIAGGGDTLAAVDKYGIAGDVSYISTGGGAFLEFLEGKTLPAVAALEARA
- the gap gene encoding type I glyceraldehyde-3-phosphate dehydrogenase is translated as MAIKVGINGFGRIGRNVLRSAVQNFDDIQIVGINDLLEPDYLAYMLRYDSVHGRFKGEVSVDGNILVVNGNRIRLTQERDPANLKWDEVGAEVVIESTGLFLTKDTCQKHIDAGAKKVIQSAPSKDDTPMFVFGVNDKTYKGEAIISNASCTTNCLAPLAKVLNDKWGIKRGLMTTVHAATATQKTVDGPSNKDWRGGRGILENIIPSSTGAAKAVGVVIPELNKKLTGMSFRVPTSDVSVVDLTAELEKPASYDEIKAEMKAQSEGALKGILGYTEDKVVATDFVGETCTSVFDADAGIALDPTFVKLVAWYDNEWGYSNKCLEMVRVVAGK
- a CDS encoding DUF3999 domain-containing protein — encoded protein: MKRRIATTCLLLLPYLALAAPADDYAVQWPLVLSDDDAGAYAVALSAPVYRAARSTTLRDVDVVNAAGATVPAQLSGPDVEPAEARRVPVRWFVLPRQASLSRGDLAMAVERSTDGRVLRVEARSAGTDEAAGPDAWLLDTSAIDTTIQALHLDWIGGGDVDRAYRIEASDDLRSWRTVQPVAQLVDLAREGERLVQRRVPVDAQARYLRLMPTHGQGEIRLRSVQAELASMAERPTLQWQSLSGTPLGGQGERAYLFTLDGRYPVESADIGYPGNDTGQWTLYSREDPDAPWTARAGPWVAFAIGDGDGANRSPPQPLARPTRDREWKLVGATPTTQAPVLRLGWRPETLVFVAQGTPPYRLVAGSTRAGRADAPVERSLGAIRRARGAGWRPGVATPGQMQPLAGERALGPAPPDWRTWLLWALLAGGALLVAAFAASLLRKPRT